The Saprospiraceae bacterium genome includes a window with the following:
- a CDS encoding ATP-binding cassette domain-containing protein, translating into MIRAEKIFKIFGEQQVLKGIDFTFEAGKTNLIIGRSGAGKTVLLKILVGLFPPTSGNVWFDEKNLVTSTKDELRQLRLKVGMLFQGNALFDSMTIEENIRFPMDMFTHFSPKEKLNRVNYCLERVSLEGVNHKFPSEISGGMQKRVGIARAIVLNPKYLFCDEPNSGLDPKTSITIDKLIQDITKENNITTIINTHDMNSVMEIGENICLIDAGLLAWQGHKDEVLNDENEKLHDFVFASPFLQKLIDAAKM; encoded by the coding sequence ATGATAAGGGCAGAAAAAATTTTTAAAATATTTGGTGAGCAACAAGTCCTGAAGGGTATTGATTTCACATTCGAAGCTGGTAAAACAAACCTGATTATCGGAAGGAGTGGTGCCGGTAAAACAGTCTTACTCAAGATATTAGTAGGCTTGTTCCCACCGACTTCCGGAAATGTTTGGTTTGATGAGAAAAATCTTGTGACTTCTACTAAAGATGAACTTAGACAGCTCAGGTTAAAGGTAGGTATGCTTTTTCAAGGTAATGCTCTCTTTGACTCCATGACCATTGAAGAAAACATTCGTTTTCCGATGGACATGTTTACCCACTTTTCTCCAAAAGAGAAATTGAACAGAGTAAATTATTGCCTGGAAAGGGTAAGTCTGGAAGGTGTCAATCACAAATTTCCATCTGAAATTTCAGGCGGAATGCAAAAAAGAGTAGGAATCGCAAGAGCCATCGTTCTAAATCCAAAATACCTTTTTTGTGATGAACCTAATTCAGGGTTAGACCCGAAAACTTCCATTACAATAGACAAACTGATTCAGGATATCACTAAAGAAAATAATATTACTACTATTATCAATACGCATGATATGAATTCCGTGATGGAAATAGGTGAAAACATTTGTCTTATAGATGCGGGTTTACTTGCTTGGCAGGGACATAAAGACGAAGTATTGAATGATGAGAATGAAAAATTGCACGATTTTGTATTTGCATCACCGTTCCTTCAGAAATTGATTGACGCAGCAAAAATGTAA
- a CDS encoding nitroreductase family protein gives MNHKSFHKYPFVYQNEQEILKNAIQFRNNMDERRSVRHFSDMDVSKEIIEHIIMTASSAPSGAHKQPWTFCAISDPEIKKQIRLAAEKEEFENYHGRMSEEWLKDLEKFDTDWHKEFLTQAPWLIVIFRKSYNQENGQKTKNYYVSESVGIAAGFLISAIHQAGLVTLTHTPSPMNFLCEILNRPENEKPFLLLPVGFPAHDAKVPHLIRKSKSEVLFYY, from the coding sequence ATGAATCATAAATCTTTTCACAAATATCCTTTTGTATATCAAAACGAACAGGAAATTCTGAAAAACGCAATCCAGTTCAGAAATAATATGGATGAAAGGAGATCCGTCAGACATTTTTCTGATATGGATGTTTCAAAAGAGATCATTGAACACATAATAATGACGGCATCTTCTGCACCTTCAGGCGCTCACAAACAGCCTTGGACTTTTTGTGCCATTTCAGATCCGGAAATAAAAAAACAGATCCGACTTGCTGCAGAGAAAGAAGAATTTGAAAATTATCATGGAAGAATGTCTGAAGAATGGCTCAAAGATCTTGAAAAATTTGATACGGACTGGCATAAAGAATTTTTGACACAGGCACCATGGTTGATTGTGATTTTCAGAAAATCCTATAATCAGGAAAACGGTCAAAAGACAAAAAATTATTATGTTTCTGAATCTGTAGGAATAGCTGCGGGCTTCCTTATCTCTGCAATTCATCAGGCCGGGTTAGTTACTCTGACACATACGCCGAGTCCAATGAACTTTTTATGCGAAATATTGAATAGGCCTGAAAATGAAAAGCCGTTTTTATTGCTACCGGTTGGCTTCCCCGCCCATGATGCCAAGGTTCCTCATCTTATCAGGAAGTCAAAAAGTGAGGTTTTATTTTATTATTAA
- a CDS encoding SDR family NAD(P)-dependent oxidoreductase, whose amino-acid sequence MNALITGSSKGIGRAIAFQMASKGHNLALCAREEQGLIKLKNEIEFEFKDVDVYISSVDMRKPDDIARFADEIHEHLGTVDILVNNAGVFIPGQVCNENPGTLELMIETNLYSAYHMTRAVLGNMIQQGRGHIFNMCSVASILAYPNGGSYSISKFALLGFSKVLREELKTSGIKVTAVMPGATWSDSWSGVDLPESRLMRADDIAKAIVNATEMSPSAVVEEIIMRPQLGDL is encoded by the coding sequence ATGAACGCATTAATAACAGGATCGTCTAAGGGTATCGGAAGAGCAATTGCATTTCAAATGGCATCCAAAGGTCATAATCTGGCGCTTTGTGCAAGGGAGGAGCAAGGTCTTATTAAACTAAAGAACGAAATAGAGTTTGAATTCAAGGATGTAGATGTTTATATCAGTTCGGTGGACATGAGAAAACCAGATGATATTGCAAGATTTGCTGATGAAATTCACGAACATCTGGGTACTGTAGATATATTGGTGAATAATGCGGGTGTATTTATTCCGGGTCAGGTCTGTAATGAAAATCCGGGAACACTTGAACTGATGATAGAAACAAATCTTTATAGTGCTTATCACATGACCCGTGCAGTATTGGGCAATATGATTCAGCAGGGTAGGGGGCACATTTTTAATATGTGTAGTGTAGCCAGTATCCTTGCTTATCCGAACGGTGGCTCTTATAGTATATCCAAATTTGCACTATTGGGATTCAGTAAAGTTCTCCGCGAAGAATTAAAAACAAGTGGTATAAAAGTAACTGCGGTAATGCCCGGAGCTACCTGGTCAGATTCATGGTCAGGTGTGGACTTGCCGGAGAGTAGATTAATGCGGGCCGATGATATAGCAAAAGCTATCGTAAACGCCACAGAAATGAGCCCTTCTGCCGTGGTGGAGGAGATAATTATGAGACCGCAATTGGGAGATTTGTAA
- the rnpA gene encoding ribonuclease P protein component, translated as MKEYGFPKNEKLKSRSLIEQLFREGKSHFMYPVKWAFLELKHDEPKATIQFSVSVSKRIFKKAVDRNLIKRRIREAYRLQKSELVKQYTDEGRSFVVMAIYVGKIEEPYETIERAVRKLLKKGMG; from the coding sequence ATGAAGGAATACGGATTTCCTAAAAATGAAAAACTAAAAAGCAGAAGTCTGATCGAACAACTTTTCAGAGAAGGGAAGTCACATTTTATGTATCCGGTCAAATGGGCTTTTCTTGAGTTGAAACATGATGAACCAAAAGCCACCATTCAATTTAGCGTTTCCGTCAGTAAAAGAATATTTAAGAAGGCAGTGGACAGAAATCTGATTAAAAGAAGAATTCGGGAAGCCTATCGCCTTCAGAAATCTGAATTAGTCAAGCAATATACTGATGAAGGAAGGTCGTTTGTAGTGATGGCCATCTATGTCGGAAAAATTGAAGAACCTTATGAGACTATCGAGCGGGCTGTCAGAAAACTACTCAAAAAAGGAATGGGTTAA
- a CDS encoding ABC transporter permease, whose amino-acid sequence MNLKLFHHFGNFVLWQPQIFSKPENYRMYYKETIRQMYDIGIGSLPIVFLISIFIGAVTAVQFSYQMSGTLVPTYYIGYIVRDMTIIELAPTITCLVLAGKVGSNMAAELGGMRQKEHIDAMEIMGVNTSAFLVMPKLLASLIMIPVLVCAAALIGILGAYLSSVPTGLFSSADFVKGIRSFFVPYNVFMMMVKAFVFSYILTGVSCYQGYFVKGGSIELGEASTRAVVYSNILILLADYVIALVLTA is encoded by the coding sequence ATGAATTTAAAGTTATTTCATCATTTCGGCAATTTTGTACTTTGGCAGCCTCAGATATTTTCTAAGCCTGAAAATTACAGAATGTACTATAAGGAGACCATTCGTCAGATGTATGATATCGGAATCGGGTCTTTACCAATTGTCTTTTTGATTTCGATTTTTATTGGGGCCGTTACAGCGGTTCAGTTTTCGTATCAAATGTCAGGTACCCTGGTGCCCACCTATTACATAGGGTACATTGTGAGGGATATGACTATTATTGAACTTGCTCCTACCATCACTTGTCTGGTATTGGCCGGAAAGGTGGGTAGCAATATGGCGGCAGAATTGGGTGGAATGCGTCAGAAAGAACATATTGATGCAATGGAAATTATGGGTGTAAATACTTCCGCTTTTTTAGTGATGCCTAAATTGTTAGCTTCTCTGATTATGATACCGGTGTTGGTATGTGCGGCTGCACTCATTGGAATATTGGGAGCATACCTTTCAAGTGTACCCACCGGATTATTTTCATCCGCAGATTTTGTGAAAGGAATCCGCTCTTTTTTTGTTCCTTACAATGTATTCATGATGATGGTAAAGGCATTTGTTTTTTCATATATCCTGACAGGTGTTTCCTGCTATCAGGGCTATTTTGTAAAAGGGGGTAGTATCGAATTAGGTGAGGCAAGTACCAGAGCAGTTGTTTATTCTAATATACTGATATTATTAGCGGATTATGTGATTGCTTTAGTATTAACAGCATAG
- a CDS encoding queuosine precursor transporter, translated as MFRNKSFLLFILLAAFFIANTIVAEFVGIKIFSLEKLFGREPFSMNFFGVSDLGFNLTAGAILWPVVFIMTDIINEYFGKKAVRFLSYLAVGVVFYSFFMVYGAIQLPPNDWWQFESGQLSGGNVVSDMSLAFNQVMGQGLWIIIGSMVAFLVGQIVDVFVFHRIKKITGEKKVWLRATGSTLVSQLLDSYVVILIAFWIGSDWDLGRVLAIGTVNYIYKFGMAILLTPFIYLGHYLIENFLGCELATQMKTEAALSS; from the coding sequence ATTTTCAGAAATAAATCCTTTTTGCTTTTTATCCTGCTCGCAGCGTTTTTTATTGCTAACACAATTGTCGCTGAATTTGTCGGAATTAAGATATTTTCATTGGAAAAACTATTCGGAAGGGAACCTTTTTCGATGAACTTTTTTGGTGTCAGCGACCTCGGCTTTAATTTGACTGCGGGAGCTATACTTTGGCCTGTTGTATTTATTATGACGGATATTATCAATGAATACTTTGGGAAGAAAGCGGTTAGATTTCTTTCCTATCTTGCGGTTGGTGTCGTGTTTTATTCATTTTTTATGGTGTATGGTGCTATACAGTTACCGCCCAACGACTGGTGGCAATTCGAAAGCGGTCAGCTAAGTGGAGGAAATGTTGTATCTGATATGAGTTTGGCTTTCAATCAGGTGATGGGTCAGGGATTGTGGATCATTATAGGGTCAATGGTAGCTTTTCTGGTAGGGCAGATTGTGGATGTTTTTGTGTTTCACAGGATTAAAAAGATTACAGGTGAGAAAAAAGTCTGGCTGCGGGCAACTGGAAGTACTCTGGTATCACAACTTTTAGACAGTTATGTGGTAATTTTAATTGCTTTTTGGATTGGTTCAGATTGGGATTTGGGGAGAGTTTTGGCTATCGGTACAGTTAATTACATATACAAATTTGGTATGGCGATCCTACTTACACCATTCATCTATTTAGGGCATTACCTGATTGAAAATTTTCTTGGATGTGAATTGGCAACACAGATGAAAACGGAAGCAGCATTGTCAAGTTAA
- a CDS encoding superoxide dismutase codes for MAFVLPQLGYSYDALEPHFDARTMEIHHTKHHAAYTTNLNNAVAGTELENHSIEDILKGLDLDKAAIRNNGGGFWNHNLFWELIHPENKGRLSGSLADVVNDAFGSFETFQEKFAAAAMTRFGSGWAWLCVHEGGKVDICSTANQDNPLMPGIGCGGTPILGLDVWEHAYYLHYQNRRADYVTAFWNVLNWNVVEKKYQAAL; via the coding sequence ATGGCTTTTGTATTACCTCAATTAGGTTACAGTTACGACGCATTGGAACCGCATTTTGATGCCAGAACAATGGAGATTCACCATACAAAACATCATGCAGCTTATACAACCAATCTGAATAATGCTGTTGCAGGTACGGAGTTGGAAAACCATTCGATTGAAGACATTCTCAAAGGTTTGGATTTAGACAAAGCAGCTATCCGGAATAACGGTGGCGGATTTTGGAACCACAATCTTTTTTGGGAATTAATCCATCCTGAAAATAAGGGAAGATTATCGGGTTCTTTAGCTGATGTTGTCAATGATGCATTTGGATCTTTTGAAACTTTTCAGGAAAAATTTGCAGCGGCAGCAATGACCAGATTCGGATCCGGCTGGGCATGGTTATGTGTGCATGAAGGCGGAAAAGTAGATATTTGCAGCACTGCAAATCAGGACAATCCATTGATGCCGGGTATAGGATGTGGAGGCACTCCTATCTTAGGATTAGATGTTTGGGAACATGCTTACTATCTGCATTATCAGAACAGAAGAGCAGACTATGTCACTGCATTCTGGAATGTATTGAACTGGAATGTAGTAGAGAAAAAGTATCAAGCTGCACTTTAA
- the hscA gene encoding Fe-S protein assembly chaperone HscA — protein sequence MKIPINIKTGTIAAEKENKEIIVGIDLGTTNSLIAYISDGSPVTVKSGNGKNSLTPSVLYFDENNEITVGEEAKAHLIKDPERTIFSVKRLMGKSYKDVDKLRSSIGYEIIDEDKESLVKIKTGNKFYTPVELSAEILKSLKRDAENLLQTTINKAVITVPAYFNDAQRQATRDVGKLAGLDVLRIVNEPTAASLAYGIGLDRTHKSNIAVYDLGGGTFDVSILHLEDGIFEVLSTHGDTFLGGDDFDRNIVAYWAEQNNITQKELITNPLLNQQLRLAAEEAKKALSTSNRFTTTVNEMELQLDLDIFNGLIEKLIDKTIISCGQALKDAKLSMSDIDKVILVGGSTRVALIKEKLKSFFGQEPDNSMDPDEVVALGAAIQADILAGNRKDILLLDVTPLSLGIETVGGLMDIIIPRNSKVPHRAGRNYTTSVDGQKNLRISVYQGERDLVQDNRKLGEFILKNLPPMPAGLPKIEVQFTLDADGILNVKAKELRSDMETSVEIKSTYGISEEEMALMLLESIRNAETDMRVRALRESITEAQMLLLSVDKFILQNTDILTEFEKNEIKKFSDLLKSSIEMQDKDAVELAMKNLNDYSAPLAHKALDININKSLKGEIV from the coding sequence ATGAAAATTCCAATAAATATAAAAACGGGCACCATTGCCGCCGAAAAAGAAAATAAAGAAATAATAGTCGGGATAGATTTAGGTACCACCAATAGCCTGATCGCCTACATTTCAGATGGAAGTCCTGTGACCGTAAAATCGGGTAACGGTAAAAATTCATTGACTCCTTCTGTGCTTTATTTTGATGAAAATAATGAAATTACAGTAGGAGAAGAAGCAAAAGCACACCTGATTAAAGACCCTGAAAGAACCATTTTTTCAGTCAAACGATTGATGGGTAAATCATATAAAGATGTAGATAAACTGAGGAGTAGTATTGGGTATGAAATAATTGACGAAGACAAAGAATCATTGGTAAAGATCAAAACCGGAAACAAATTTTACACTCCGGTGGAATTGTCGGCGGAAATACTCAAATCATTAAAACGGGATGCTGAAAATCTGCTCCAAACCACTATTAATAAGGCTGTAATTACTGTGCCTGCATATTTTAATGACGCACAACGACAGGCTACCCGAGATGTAGGTAAGTTGGCGGGGCTGGATGTATTACGAATCGTAAACGAACCCACAGCCGCAAGTCTGGCTTATGGGATTGGTCTGGATCGTACACATAAGTCTAACATCGCGGTATATGATCTTGGTGGTGGTACATTTGATGTGTCTATTCTGCATCTAGAGGATGGAATTTTTGAAGTTTTATCAACGCATGGAGATACTTTTTTAGGTGGGGACGATTTTGACAGGAATATTGTGGCATATTGGGCAGAACAGAATAATATCACTCAAAAAGAATTGATCACTAACCCCCTATTAAATCAACAATTAAGACTTGCCGCAGAGGAAGCTAAAAAAGCATTGAGTACATCCAATCGGTTTACTACCACAGTCAATGAAATGGAACTCCAATTAGACCTGGACATTTTCAATGGATTGATAGAAAAACTAATAGATAAAACCATTATTAGTTGCGGACAAGCGTTAAAAGACGCCAAATTGAGCATGTCAGATATTGATAAAGTTATTCTGGTAGGTGGGTCAACTAGAGTCGCTTTGATCAAAGAAAAACTGAAATCATTTTTTGGTCAGGAACCGGACAATTCAATGGATCCGGATGAAGTAGTTGCATTAGGTGCAGCCATTCAGGCGGATATTCTTGCAGGAAACCGTAAAGATATATTACTGTTAGATGTGACTCCTTTATCTTTGGGAATAGAGACAGTTGGCGGATTGATGGATATTATTATTCCCAGAAACTCAAAAGTCCCGCACAGAGCAGGCAGAAATTACACTACTTCTGTGGATGGTCAAAAAAATCTCAGAATATCTGTTTATCAGGGAGAAAGAGATTTGGTTCAGGACAACCGAAAACTGGGTGAATTCATTCTTAAAAACTTACCGCCGATGCCTGCGGGATTACCAAAAATTGAAGTACAATTTACGTTGGATGCAGATGGAATTTTGAATGTAAAAGCGAAAGAACTCCGTTCTGACATGGAAACATCCGTTGAAATAAAGTCCACTTATGGAATTTCAGAAGAAGAAATGGCTTTGATGTTGCTGGAATCCATCCGAAATGCGGAAACGGACATGCGTGTCAGGGCTCTCCGGGAATCGATCACTGAAGCCCAAATGTTGCTCCTCTCAGTAGATAAATTTATTCTGCAGAATACGGATATACTAACAGAATTTGAAAAAAATGAAATCAAAAAATTTTCAGATTTACTCAAATCCTCTATAGAAATGCAGGATAAAGATGCTGTTGAATTGGCAATGAAAAATCTGAATGATTATTCTGCACCACTGGCACATAAAGCATTGGATATCAATATAAATAAGTCTTTAAAAGGAGAAATAGTTTAA
- a CDS encoding DUF4105 domain-containing protein yields the protein MKHFFLILYIFLLNGVSHSQEQNLDKIEISLLTCRPGSEIYSMYGHNAIRINNTVTGNDYVFNYGTFDFNTPGFVIKFMRGKLPYLLSVARYDQFLYEYNYLERDVYEQVLNPDSLEKMRIINYLEKNYLPENRAYAYDFFYDNCATRLRDVLNIGFGENLHWNQSNASGKTFREIIKEYQSVMPWIDFGVDLIIGAKADKVTSLAEEAFIPDYLMNAVLDASLTTETGKRPLAQETRLVLSFQTMEKSSFIKFLFGPEGILSILFFVILITLVKPEKFSSKAIQYFDTFWIWLMSIMGLFMLVMWFGTDHQATKNNWNILWANPLLLILIPDWLSRKAKLILAYILLSLIGISILNSMSFIQILPQYFNPVFIPICLISYVVLYRNFIMTKKS from the coding sequence ATGAAGCATTTTTTTCTGATACTTTATATTTTTTTGCTAAATGGAGTTAGTCATTCTCAGGAGCAAAATTTAGATAAAATTGAAATATCACTGTTAACCTGCCGTCCGGGAAGTGAAATTTATTCTATGTACGGACATAATGCTATCCGGATTAACAATACTGTGACAGGAAATGATTACGTTTTTAACTATGGTACTTTTGACTTCAATACACCGGGGTTTGTAATTAAATTTATGCGGGGCAAGCTTCCCTATTTATTGAGTGTTGCGAGATATGATCAGTTTCTTTATGAATACAACTATCTGGAAAGAGATGTCTATGAGCAGGTACTTAATCCGGACAGCCTTGAAAAAATGCGTATTATCAATTATCTGGAAAAAAATTATCTGCCAGAAAACAGAGCTTACGCATATGACTTTTTTTATGATAACTGTGCTACAAGATTGAGAGATGTTTTAAATATCGGTTTTGGTGAAAACTTGCATTGGAATCAATCAAATGCATCCGGTAAAACTTTTAGGGAGATAATTAAAGAATATCAGTCCGTGATGCCCTGGATAGATTTTGGAGTAGATCTGATAATCGGTGCCAAAGCAGATAAAGTTACTTCGCTGGCAGAAGAAGCATTTATTCCGGATTATCTGATGAATGCTGTGCTGGATGCGTCATTGACGACAGAAACCGGGAAAAGGCCATTAGCGCAGGAAACCCGATTGGTTTTATCATTTCAGACAATGGAAAAAAGCAGTTTTATAAAGTTTCTGTTTGGTCCGGAAGGAATATTGTCAATTCTGTTTTTTGTAATTCTGATTACACTGGTTAAACCTGAAAAATTTTCTTCGAAAGCAATTCAATATTTTGATACATTCTGGATCTGGCTGATGAGTATCATGGGTTTGTTTATGCTCGTCATGTGGTTTGGTACCGATCATCAGGCTACTAAAAACAATTGGAATATCCTGTGGGCAAATCCGCTATTGTTGATTTTAATTCCCGACTGGCTTTCACGAAAAGCTAAATTGATTTTAGCATATATTTTGTTGAGTTTAATTGGCATCAGTATTTTAAATTCCATGTCATTTATACAAATACTTCCGCAATATTTCAATCCGGTTTTTATACCCATCTGTTTGATATCGTATGTGGTATTATACAGGAATTTTATAATGACAAAAAAGTCATAA